The proteins below are encoded in one region of Equus przewalskii isolate Varuska chromosome 1, EquPr2, whole genome shotgun sequence:
- the SEC31B gene encoding protein transport protein Sec31B isoform X24, producing the protein MLTLYNVTHILSSGKEPVISQRQKHTGAVRALDFNPFQGNLLASGASDSEIFIWDLNNLSVPLTPGSKSQQPLEDIRALSWNRQVQHILSSAHPSGKAVVWDLRKNEPILKVSDHSKRMHCSGLAWHPDIATQLVLCSEDDHLPVIQLWDLRFASSPLKVLESHSRGILSVSWSQADAELLLSSAKDNQILCWNLGSSEVVYKLPTQNSWCFDVQWCPRDPPVFSAASFDGWISLYSVMGRSWDVQQMRQADKISSSFSKGQPLPPLQVPEQVAQASLIPPLKRPPKWMRRPTGVSFAFGGKLVTFGLLNTLAHQVPQPCLHLVFISQVTTESEFLMRSAELQEALGSGNLLNYCQNKVQRASLQSEKMLWQFLKVTLEQDSRIKFLKLLGYSKDELQKKVATWLKSDVGLAESPQPKGDDRSSNRQQAFHSQASRHTTEEASASSTFFDELIPQILTPWAIPITEDTDGLLSQALLLGELGPAVELCLKEERFADAIILAQAGGADLLRQTQEYYLAKKKTRISSLLACVVQKNWKDMVCACSLQNWREALALLLTYSGPEKFPELCDMLGTRMEQEGNRALTSEATLCYVCSGSVERLVECWAKCHPASSPMALQDLMEKVMVLNRSLELLRGPNGVNPGPATTYRVTQYATFLAAQGSLATAMSYLPSDCAQLPVHQLRDRLFHAQGSGVPGQQSPPFPFPRVVVGATLHSKETQSYRSEFQPSHQVLAPSQRPRIFTPQSSLVMPLTPSHPSPYQGSRMQNISDYRVPGPQAAQPLPLGPRVRPALSQPQLLRGQRAQDLNPMGFPGTWPLPGPPPPVAPPDIMQPGSASLPETPRLIPLLPVRPPGLSPVSSPPPVPPVSFPVAHPPGGPGAPCSSTLPTTGILTPYPGPQDSLKNSPAPRGNLQRKKLPETFMPPTPITAPVMCLAPQPQGVLSSQPPVAGMGHAPPGAPGELSLQQLQQRLPKKIERKELPLEHQPLKTSFEALLQRCSLSATDLKTKRKLDEAARRLECLYEKLYEGTLSPHVLAGLHEVARCVDAGSFEQGLAVHAQVVGCSSFSEVSSFMPVLKAVLTIAHKLHV; encoded by the exons ATGCTTACTCTGTACAATGTGACCCACATCCTGTCATCGGGGAAGGAGCCTGTGATTTCCCAGAGACAGAAGCACACCGGGGCTGTCAGAGCCCTCGACTTTAATCCTTTCCAG GGCAATCTCCTGGCCTCAGGGGCCAGTGATTCTGAAATCTTCATTTGGGATTTGAATAACCTGAGTGTGCCATTGACCCCAGGATCCAAGTCACAG CAGCCCCTAGAAGACATCCGGGCACTCTCTTGGAACCGGCAAGTTCAACACATTCTGTCTTCTGCTCACCCCAGCGGCAAGGCAGTTGTGTGGGACCTCAGGAAGAATGAACCTATCCTCAAAGTCAGTGATCACAGCAAAAGG ATGCACTGCTCAGGACTGGCCTGGCACCCAGACATAGCCACCCAGTTGGTGCTGTGCTCGGAAGATGATCATCTCCCAGTGATTCAGCTGTGGGACTTGCGTTTTGCCTCCTCACCCCTGAAGGTGCTGGAGAGCCACAGCAG gGGGATCTTGTCAGTGTCATGGAGCCAGGCTGATGCTGAGCTGCTGCTCAGTAGTGCCAAAGATAATCAGATCTTATGCTGGAATCTGGGGAGCAGTGAG GTGGTATATAAGCTACCCACACAGAATAGCTGGTGCTTTGATGTCCAGTGGTGCCCTCGAGACCCTCCAGTGTTCTCTGCTGCCTCCTTTGACGGCTGGATCAGTTTGTACTCTGTGATGGGTAGGAGCTGGGACGTCCAGCAGATGAGACAAGCTGACAAG ATCTCTTCTTCCTTCAGCAAAGGCCAGCCTCTCCCACCATTGCAGGTGCCAGAGCAAGTAGCTCAAGCATCATTGATACCTCCCTTGAAAAGACCCCCCAAATGGATGAGAAGGCCAACAGGAGTTTCATTTGCT TTTGGGGGGAAGCTGGTTACCTTTGGCCTCCTCAACACACTTGCCCATCAGGTGCCACAGCCTTGCCTCCACCTCGTCTTCATCAGTCAAGTCACCACAGAATCTGAATTCCTGATGCGGTCAGCTGAGCTGCAGGAGGCCCTGGGATCAGGAAATCTCCTGAATTATTGTCAGAACAAGGTCCAACGAGCATCACTGCAAAGCGAAAAGATGCTCTGGCAGTTCCTGAAA GTGACCTTAGAGCAAGACTCTAGAATTAAATTCCTGAAGCTATTGGGATACAGTAAAGATGAGCTTCAAAAGAAG GTGGCCACATGGTTGAAGAGTGACGTGGGGCTGGCTGAGAGTCCTCAGCCCAAGGGAGATGACCGAAGCAGTAACAGACAACAGGCCTTCCACAGCCAG GCCTCCAGACACACCACGGAAGAAGCCTCTGCCTCCTCAACCTTCTTTGATGAGCTGATCCCTCAGATCTTGACTCCATGGGCGATCCCCATCACAGAAG ACACTGATGGACTTCTGAGCCAGGCTCTCCTGCTTGGAGAACTGGGCCCTGCTGTGGAGCTGTGTCTGAAGGAAGAGCGCTTTGCTGATGCCATCATCCTGGCCCAGGCTGGGGGTGCAGATCTGTTGAGGCAAACTCAGGAGTACTACTTGgccaagaagaaaaccagaatctCCTCG CTTCTAGCCTGTGTTGTGCAGAAGAATTGGAAGGATATGGTGTGTGCCTGTAGCCTGCAGAACTGGAGAGAGGCACTGGCCTTGCTACTGACATACTCAGGGCCAGAGAAATTCCCTGAGCTTTGTG ACATGCTGGGTACTCGCATGGAGCAGGAAGGCAACAGAGCACTAACTTCTGAAGCCACACTCTGTTATGTGTGCTCAGGGAGTGTGGAGCGGCTGGTGGAGTGCTGGGCCAAATGCCACCCGGCTTCATCCCCCATGGCTCTACAG GACTTGATGGAGAAGGTGATGGTCCTTAACAGGAGCTTGGAGCTACTACGGGGTCCTAATGGGGTGAACCCGGGCCCTGCCACAACCTACAGAGTCACTCAGTATGCCACCTTCCTGGCAGCTCAGGGCAGCCTGGCTACTGCTATGAGCTACCTACCTAGTGACTGTGCTCAG CTACCAGTTCACCAGCTGAGAGATCGACTTTTTCATGCCCAGGGTTCTGGTGTCCCGGGCCAACaatctcctcctttccccttcccccgGGTTGTTGTGGGAGCTACCCTTCACTCCAAAGAGACACAGTCTTACAGATCAGAATTCCAACCTTCTCACCAG GTTCTAGCTCCATCTCAAAGGCCAAGGATTTTCACACCTCAGTCATCACTAGTGATGCCCTTGACACCTTCCCATCCTAGCCCTTATCAGGGCTCCAGAATGCAGAATATAAGTGACTACAGGGTACCTgggccccaggcagcccagccTTTGCCCCTGGGCCCTAGGGTAAGGCCTG CTTTATCTCAGCCACAGCTGTTAAGAGGTCAAAGGGCACAAGATCTTAACCCCATGGGATTCCCTGGAACATGGCCTCTTCCGGGTCCACCTCCTCCTGTGGCACCCCCAGACATCAtgcagcctggctctgcctctctgcctgAGACTCCTCGACTGATCCCTCTGCTTCCTGTGAGACCACCAGGTCTCAGCCCTGtgagctccccacccccagtccctcCTGTCAGCTTTCCTGTGGCACACCCTCCAGGAGGGCCAGGAGCTCCATGCTCTAGCACCCTCCCAACCACTGGCATCTTGACTCCTTATCCAG GACCTCAAGATTCCTTGAAAAATTCTCCAGCTCCCAGGGGAAATCTCCAGAGGAAAAAG ttACCAGAGACATTTATGCCCCCAACACCAATTACAGCTCCAGTTATGTGCCTCGCCCCTCAGCCACAAGGAGTCCTTTCTTCCCAGCCCCCTGTTGCTGGTATGGGCCATGCTCCCCCTGGAGCGCCAGGAGAACTCAGCCTGCAG CAACTTCAGCAACGGCTACCCAAGAAGATAGAAAGGAAGGAGCTGCCCCTAGAGCATCAGCCCTTGAAGACCAGTTTTGAGGCGCTTCTACAACGCTGTTCCCTGTCTGCCACTGACTTA AAGACAAAACGGAAGCTGGATGAGGCAGCCCGACGTCTGGAATGTCTATATGAGAAGCTCTACGAGGGGACA CTCTCGCCTCATGTCCTGGCTGGGCTCCACGAGGTTGCCCGATGTGTGGATGCAGGAAGCTTTGAGCAGGGCCTCGCAGTGCATGCCCAGGTGGTGGGCTGCAGCAGCTTCAGTGAGGTCTCCAGCTTCATGCCTGTGCTGAAGGCTGTCCTCACCATTGCTCATAAGCTGCATGTGTAA
- the SEC31B gene encoding protein transport protein Sec31B isoform X30, whose protein sequence is MFTLGLSLGAWEQWNSRCLLVQQPLEDIRALSWNRQVQHILSSAHPSGKAVVWDLRKNEPILKVSDHSKRMHCSGLAWHPDIATQLVLCSEDDHLPVIQLWDLRFASSPLKVLESHSRGILSVSWSQADAELLLSSAKDNQILCWNLGSSEVVYKLPTQNSWCFDVQWCPRDPPVFSAASFDGWISLYSVMGRSWDVQQMRQADKISSSFSKGQPLPPLQVPEQVAQASLIPPLKRPPKWMRRPTGVSFAFGGKLVTFGLLNTLAHQVPQPCLHLVFISQVTTESEFLMRSAELQEALGSGNLLNYCQNKVQRASLQSEKMLWQFLKVTLEQDSRIKFLKLLGYSKDELQKKVATWLKSDVGLAESPQPKGDDRSSNRQQAFHSQASRHTTEEASASSTFFDELIPQILTPWAIPITEDTDGLLSQALLLGELGPAVELCLKEERFADAIILAQAGGADLLRQTQEYYLAKKKTRISSLLACVVQKNWKDMVCACSLQNWREALALLLTYSGPEKFPELCDMLGTRMEQEGNRALTSEATLCYVCSGSVERLVECWAKCHPASSPMALQDLMEKVMVLNRSLELLRGPNGVNPGPATTYRVTQYATFLAAQGSLATAMSYLPSDCAQLPVHQLRDRLFHAQGSGVPGQQSPPFPFPRVVVGATLHSKETQSYRSEFQPSHQVLAPSQRPRIFTPQSSLVMPLTPSHPSPYQGSRMQNISDYRVPGPQAAQPLPLGPRVRPALSQPQLLRGQRAQDLNPMGFPGTWPLPGPPPPVAPPDIMQPGSASLPETPRLIPLLPVRPPGLSPVSSPPPVPPVSFPVAHPPGGPGAPCSSTLPTTGILTPYPGPQDSLKNSPAPRGNLQRKKLPETFMPPTPITAPVMCLAPQPQGVLSSQPPVAGMGHAPPGAPGELSLQQLQQRLPKKIERKELPLEHQPLKTSFEALLQRCSLSATDLKTKRKLDEAARRLECLYEKLYEGTLSPHVLAGLHEVARCVDAGSFEQGLAVHAQVVGCSSFSEVSSFMPVLKAVLTIAHKLHV, encoded by the exons ATGTTTACTCTTGGACTTTCTCTGGGTGCTTGGGAGCAGTGGAACAGCAGATGTCTCTTGGTTCAGCAGCCCCTAGAAGACATCCGGGCACTCTCTTGGAACCGGCAAGTTCAACACATTCTGTCTTCTGCTCACCCCAGCGGCAAGGCAGTTGTGTGGGACCTCAGGAAGAATGAACCTATCCTCAAAGTCAGTGATCACAGCAAAAGG ATGCACTGCTCAGGACTGGCCTGGCACCCAGACATAGCCACCCAGTTGGTGCTGTGCTCGGAAGATGATCATCTCCCAGTGATTCAGCTGTGGGACTTGCGTTTTGCCTCCTCACCCCTGAAGGTGCTGGAGAGCCACAGCAG gGGGATCTTGTCAGTGTCATGGAGCCAGGCTGATGCTGAGCTGCTGCTCAGTAGTGCCAAAGATAATCAGATCTTATGCTGGAATCTGGGGAGCAGTGAG GTGGTATATAAGCTACCCACACAGAATAGCTGGTGCTTTGATGTCCAGTGGTGCCCTCGAGACCCTCCAGTGTTCTCTGCTGCCTCCTTTGACGGCTGGATCAGTTTGTACTCTGTGATGGGTAGGAGCTGGGACGTCCAGCAGATGAGACAAGCTGACAAG ATCTCTTCTTCCTTCAGCAAAGGCCAGCCTCTCCCACCATTGCAGGTGCCAGAGCAAGTAGCTCAAGCATCATTGATACCTCCCTTGAAAAGACCCCCCAAATGGATGAGAAGGCCAACAGGAGTTTCATTTGCT TTTGGGGGGAAGCTGGTTACCTTTGGCCTCCTCAACACACTTGCCCATCAGGTGCCACAGCCTTGCCTCCACCTCGTCTTCATCAGTCAAGTCACCACAGAATCTGAATTCCTGATGCGGTCAGCTGAGCTGCAGGAGGCCCTGGGATCAGGAAATCTCCTGAATTATTGTCAGAACAAGGTCCAACGAGCATCACTGCAAAGCGAAAAGATGCTCTGGCAGTTCCTGAAA GTGACCTTAGAGCAAGACTCTAGAATTAAATTCCTGAAGCTATTGGGATACAGTAAAGATGAGCTTCAAAAGAAG GTGGCCACATGGTTGAAGAGTGACGTGGGGCTGGCTGAGAGTCCTCAGCCCAAGGGAGATGACCGAAGCAGTAACAGACAACAGGCCTTCCACAGCCAG GCCTCCAGACACACCACGGAAGAAGCCTCTGCCTCCTCAACCTTCTTTGATGAGCTGATCCCTCAGATCTTGACTCCATGGGCGATCCCCATCACAGAAG ACACTGATGGACTTCTGAGCCAGGCTCTCCTGCTTGGAGAACTGGGCCCTGCTGTGGAGCTGTGTCTGAAGGAAGAGCGCTTTGCTGATGCCATCATCCTGGCCCAGGCTGGGGGTGCAGATCTGTTGAGGCAAACTCAGGAGTACTACTTGgccaagaagaaaaccagaatctCCTCG CTTCTAGCCTGTGTTGTGCAGAAGAATTGGAAGGATATGGTGTGTGCCTGTAGCCTGCAGAACTGGAGAGAGGCACTGGCCTTGCTACTGACATACTCAGGGCCAGAGAAATTCCCTGAGCTTTGTG ACATGCTGGGTACTCGCATGGAGCAGGAAGGCAACAGAGCACTAACTTCTGAAGCCACACTCTGTTATGTGTGCTCAGGGAGTGTGGAGCGGCTGGTGGAGTGCTGGGCCAAATGCCACCCGGCTTCATCCCCCATGGCTCTACAG GACTTGATGGAGAAGGTGATGGTCCTTAACAGGAGCTTGGAGCTACTACGGGGTCCTAATGGGGTGAACCCGGGCCCTGCCACAACCTACAGAGTCACTCAGTATGCCACCTTCCTGGCAGCTCAGGGCAGCCTGGCTACTGCTATGAGCTACCTACCTAGTGACTGTGCTCAG CTACCAGTTCACCAGCTGAGAGATCGACTTTTTCATGCCCAGGGTTCTGGTGTCCCGGGCCAACaatctcctcctttccccttcccccgGGTTGTTGTGGGAGCTACCCTTCACTCCAAAGAGACACAGTCTTACAGATCAGAATTCCAACCTTCTCACCAG GTTCTAGCTCCATCTCAAAGGCCAAGGATTTTCACACCTCAGTCATCACTAGTGATGCCCTTGACACCTTCCCATCCTAGCCCTTATCAGGGCTCCAGAATGCAGAATATAAGTGACTACAGGGTACCTgggccccaggcagcccagccTTTGCCCCTGGGCCCTAGGGTAAGGCCTG CTTTATCTCAGCCACAGCTGTTAAGAGGTCAAAGGGCACAAGATCTTAACCCCATGGGATTCCCTGGAACATGGCCTCTTCCGGGTCCACCTCCTCCTGTGGCACCCCCAGACATCAtgcagcctggctctgcctctctgcctgAGACTCCTCGACTGATCCCTCTGCTTCCTGTGAGACCACCAGGTCTCAGCCCTGtgagctccccacccccagtccctcCTGTCAGCTTTCCTGTGGCACACCCTCCAGGAGGGCCAGGAGCTCCATGCTCTAGCACCCTCCCAACCACTGGCATCTTGACTCCTTATCCAG GACCTCAAGATTCCTTGAAAAATTCTCCAGCTCCCAGGGGAAATCTCCAGAGGAAAAAG ttACCAGAGACATTTATGCCCCCAACACCAATTACAGCTCCAGTTATGTGCCTCGCCCCTCAGCCACAAGGAGTCCTTTCTTCCCAGCCCCCTGTTGCTGGTATGGGCCATGCTCCCCCTGGAGCGCCAGGAGAACTCAGCCTGCAG CAACTTCAGCAACGGCTACCCAAGAAGATAGAAAGGAAGGAGCTGCCCCTAGAGCATCAGCCCTTGAAGACCAGTTTTGAGGCGCTTCTACAACGCTGTTCCCTGTCTGCCACTGACTTA AAGACAAAACGGAAGCTGGATGAGGCAGCCCGACGTCTGGAATGTCTATATGAGAAGCTCTACGAGGGGACA CTCTCGCCTCATGTCCTGGCTGGGCTCCACGAGGTTGCCCGATGTGTGGATGCAGGAAGCTTTGAGCAGGGCCTCGCAGTGCATGCCCAGGTGGTGGGCTGCAGCAGCTTCAGTGAGGTCTCCAGCTTCATGCCTGTGCTGAAGGCTGTCCTCACCATTGCTCATAAGCTGCATGTGTAA